CCTGGATAAGTGTTATGGTTATGATTAGTATCAAAGGCATAACAAAAAGTATGGCTATACCGCCAAAATCTCTGGTAAGTAATAAAAATTCCTTGTATGTGGAAGCCCAAAGTTTATGCATGATCTCGTAAGGCTTTTCCAGTTATATTTATAAAAACATCTTCTAGGTTATTGGCACCTAAATGTTGTGTAATGAGTTCTTGAGGTTTTCCTTTTACTACCAATTTACCGTGATCAATAATGGCTACACGTGTACAAAACGTTTCGGCTTCATTCAAGTGATGGGATGTGTAAATAATTGTCGTACCGTTTTTATTAAGGTCCTGTAAAAAAGCGATAATTACGTTTTTTGATTGCACATCAACACCAACGGTTGGTTCATCTAAAAATAAGACTTTTGGATTGTGAAGCACACTACCAATTAAATTAATCCGTCGTTTCATGCCACCCGAAAAGGTGTCTATTTTTTTATGAGCAAATTGTAGCAAACCTAAATGCTCTAGAGCCAAATTAATTTTGGTGTCTAGGCTTTTTCCTTTTAAGCCATACATGCTTCCAAAGTATTTTAGGTTTTCAAAAGCGGTAAGTGAAGGATATAAGGCATATTCTTGGGGCACTATACCGATAATTTGCTTGAGCTGATTTTTATTTTTCTGATAGGTAAGTCCTGCAATTGAAAAACTACCAGATGTTGGTTTAATGAGCGAACACAAAATAGAGATTAAAGTCGTTTTTCCGGCACCATTTGGTCCTAACAAACCAAAAATTTCTTTTTCAGCAATGGTCAAGTCGAAATTAGACACCGAATAATTATCGGCGCCTTTATACTTTTTGGAAATTTGCTGAATATCTATCACTTATTTAATGGCTTTTTTTAATTTTTTAAAGAATGCTTCTTCTTTATCTGCAATGGTTTCCAGTTGAGAAGCGACATTGTTGTAAGCATCCTCTTTAGCACTTCTGTTTTTGTAAATACGGGAAGCATCTAAAGCAAAATCCCGCCATAAATCACCAATAACGGTCATTTCTTTTGATAAATCGGCTAATTTAGGATTGTTTAAAATACCACTTGCTTCTTGTAAAAACGCGGCAAAAATATAACGAAATCCGCCACCACCTGTTCCAATTTCTTCTTGCATACGGACCACTTGCCCTAAATAATGGTTGGCAACTTTAACACCTTTCTTTTTAGGCCATTTGCGGATTAATTTGGCTACATGGCGAATGCCTTTTACTCCTAAAACAGGCATAGGCGCCAACATATCACGACAGGTATGTTTAATTCCTTTTATAATGGCTTTTTCAATGTCTAATTTTTCAGGAAAGGCAATTGGATAGTACATATGTCCTTTTGGCGCAAAAGGACCTTTAGCGAAACGCACTTTTTCAAGTTCATTTTCTGTTAGGGTTGTTACGGTTTCCATAACCGGGTCACTAATCAGATATCTGTCCTGTTCTTTTCCGTAAACAATTAAGTTGTGAGCATTAAAATGAAAGCGGTATTCATCAGGAAAATAAACCAAATTATACACACCAACTTGCAAACCAACTGGGTTATTATTTTCTAAATTTTGATCTAATCGCGCCTTAGCATCTTGCGGATTTTTAAACTTTTCACGTTTAATTTCAATACCCACACGTTTAGCAAAACGCTTAAATATAAAACCAGGCATGGCTCTGTATGTTAAAGCTGGTGCATGATTCACTTTTAAGAACGGAATATAGCAATAGAGTAAACCTGAACCGATACCAAAGGCTAAAGGTTCACTAATTTGGAAGCCATGATGCTTCATTAAATTGGAAATTACACCGTTTTCACAATGAGCTGTTTGATGATGTGTAAAATTAATTTCCATGTTTGGTAATATCTTTTAATTGTTCCATAGAAACATCAAATGTATCGGCATACTTTTGAAGTGTTTTTTCAGAAAGTTTATTGAAAACGGTTGGTTTAAAATGACGTTTTATTCGCCAAGACCACATACCAACATAACTAGCTAAAATAGAAAGATCCATTTTATGAAACTCCATATAATATTCAATAGGACTCGTTTCTTTTTTTAACACACGATTTTTAGCATTTGCAATACGTGCATTAATTTCTTCGATAGCTTGATTTAATGCAATAGTTTTTGGGTCCCAACCGGAACTATTAACGGTTGTATAGTTGCCATCCTCATCAACGGCATAGCATAATTCTTTAAGCTTGGCGGATTCTAAATTACTAGAGTCTTGTGGAACTTCATCTTTTTTCATGCCGAAGTTATTTAAGTTCTTGAATAACTAAATTTAGTTCACAAGATAGTAATTCTATATGTTCTAATGTAATAATACAGTTTATGGTACAAATGCTATATTCATCGGTGTCAAAGCGAGATTTTAAGGTGGCACTTGTAACAATTTTATTACCTACTTTAGGGCAAGATTTTATGCTTACTTTTTTGATAGCGCTAATAAAACCTATGAGTTTAGTGCCTTTGCCTTCAATGTCGTCTTCATTAAAAAAGCTTTTCCCAACAATAGAAGAACAGGTTTGTGCGGCATTTTCTACTAGGCCAGCTTCATTAAAAACTCCGTTTTCATTAAAAATGCAATCTGGTTTTATCGTGAACGAAGTTGATACGTGCTCATCATCAATAGAAAGTACATGGTCCACCATTAAAAAGGGTGGTCTATGTGGTAGAAATTTAGCGATATCTAGATGGCTAAGGCTCATTAGCTTGCAATAATGGTTTTCATTTCACTTTGGGCAATTATCTCGTGTGCTTCATTTAACACTTCGATTTCAACCATAGTGACGCCCATAAATTCATGAAGGATGGTAACTTTAGTTGTAATATTTTCATCTATTTTAGGAAGCTGTTGAATTTTAATAGATTTTATAGAGCCGATATAGCCAATTGGTGCCGCTTCACCTTTTAAAAAATAATCGTATCCAGTATGTAATGCAACAGATTGCGCCATGTTTTCAACCAAGCCAGGTGCCGATAAATATCCGTTTTCAGCAAAAATATTGTTTTCTAAAATTTTAAAATTAGACACTAAATTTTCGGGAGAAAAAGCAACTAAAGTATCCACCATTACAAACGGTGTCTTTTGCGGAATTAAATGCGTAATATTAGTAACTGGTAAAACGTGCGTGGCCATTATTTAGCATACGGTTAAAAGTGCATAAGCATAAGAGAAACGAGAACTTTCAGGAACAGAAAGCAATATTTTTTCGCCTTTTTTAAGCTTTCCTGATTGTGCTAATTCTTCTAACATTAGGAATATAGATGCGGAACCTACATTGCCAACTTTACTTAAATTCATAAACCAATTTTCCCAAGGGATTTCAACATCATTATCTACCATTTCTTGGTAGAGTTTATCCTTAAAATAATGAGATGAAATATGAGGTAAATAGTAATCTATTTCACTAGGTTTTAAATCGTGTTTGTTTATAGCGCGTTTTAGGCTGTCAACACCTTTTTTAAGGATGTTAGCACTTAATAATTTAACGTCCTGTTTAATGGCAAACAAGGATTTTTCACTCCAATCGCTTGTGCTGTATTCACTCCAAGGCTTTAAAAAACCGTTCTCTAGTTTATCACCTCCAGCATACATACAAGCTTCTAATTCATGTGCATAAGAATAACCTTCCATCCATTCAATACGTAAAGGGGTGTCGCCATTTGGTTGGTTTTCTAATAAAAAGGCACCTGCACCATCAGAAAGCATCCAACGTAAAAAATCTTTATTAAAAGCTAGAATTGGATTGTCCTCTAAGGCTTGCAAATGTTTAATTTCATTCTCAAAAATATGTCCTTTCATCCATGAGGAAATACGTTCTGAACCAGATGCAATTGCATTTTTTGACTGGCCAGATTTTACGGATAGATAACCAAATTTTAAAGCATTCATTCCAGAGCAACAAGCGCCTGAAGGTGAATTAATTTCAACATTATCACACTTTAAAAACCCATGAACCATGGCAGCGTGAGACGGTAATATTTGGTCTGGGCTTGATGTGCCACAGGATAATAGCTCGATATCTGAAAATTTAAAATTTTCATCAAAAAGTTTAATAATGGCTTCTTTGGCCAGTTGCGCATTGTTATGTGTTACATTGCCGTTATCATCTAATGCATAATAACGTGTTTTAATTTGATTGTTGCGTAAAACAATCCGACGTCCTTTGGACGCTTTTCCGTTGATAATTCCTAATTTATCTTCCATCTCATCATTACTAATGGGACGATTTGGTAAAAATTTTGATATTTTAGTAATGTATACTTCCTTCATTTTAAACTTCCTTCTCTTTTAATGCAACAGATGCGTAATATACTTTATCTTTTTTTATTTGGCTATAAAAAGGTAAATAAGTCAACAAAAATAAGATAAAAACTAGTGGTGAAATTAACCAAATGGCAATTAATAAGTAATAATTAAACATTTTAACAAAAAACCGTCTTTTAGATGTGTTTTTGTCACTTTTTGTGGTGATAAGGTGTGCCCATTTTGAGAATATAGCATTGGCACGTTTATCAACAGTTATTAGAAAGGGTTTAATTTTTACCGCTCCAATATGTAATAAGTTATTTTGAAGCTTTTTATAATCATTTTGGGCAAGATGTTTTGCGATGATGTTACCAAATTTTGATACTTCATCAATATCTTTTTGAGACACGCCAGGTTTGGGAAAGATACCTAAAAAGCGTTTCTTGACGCCCGTAAACATCCATTGAACAATGGTAATAACACTTATATGATTAATATGCCTATCTACTAAAACAATGTTTCCAACTAAATTGGCATGAAGCTCGTGAAGCTTATGCTTTATTTTTTCTTGAGCCATAATCCACATATTTCTACAGCCAATAACGGTAATTACAGGTGTGTTATTAAAAAGTTTTTTAGCTTCTGGAGTAGCCAAAAACGACGTGGTTGGTAAAGATGGTGTTAAATACCAGACTGAATATCCAAATAAAATTAAATCATAATTTTTATTTAAAATAGCATCTGGAATGGGCTTTATAGATCTTGGTTCTTGGCGAAAGGTTTCCGGGAATACGCCAAAAAACTGTTCTTTATTCCAAGGAAATGGAAAGGCTTCTTCCATTTCAATATTTAAATAGGTGAAAGCCGTTTCTTTGTTTTGCATGGGCTCAACAATATTGTTCAAAATCTCGGTTAGTTGGCCTGATTGCGAATAATAGATGACTAAAACCTGTTTCATGTTATGCGTTTTTTGAATCCCAGAAATCAAAATAATTAAACCACTGTAACGGATACTTTTGTAACATCCATGAAACACTTTCCGTAAATTCTTTTAAAAGTCCTTGTGCATCACGGTGTTTAGCTTGAGAGCGTCTTGCATATAAGTGATAATGCTTATTTGTTTCTTTCATAACATAAACAAATAACACCGGTACATTTAACCGGGAAGCTAGCATAAAAGGGCCTGCTGGAAATTTAGCAGGTTCACCTAATAAGGTTTCTGTTAAATGCTTGGTTCCTTCTGTGTAGCGATCGCCAGTGATACATACTATTTCATTTCTTGCTAATGCGGCATTGACTTCAAAAATATGTGATAAATCGTTTTTTATAATAATCAGATTGATGCTTGATTTTTCACGAACACTATCTAAATAATTTTTTATGGCTGTATGCTCTACATCGGTTGTTAATAAACTAATGGAGGCATTGTCTTCTAGTTGATTAAAAAAGTATTCAGATATTTCAAAATTACCAACATGAGCACTAATTAAAATGCCACCTTTTTTTTCTTTAAGGGTTTCAGTTATGGTTTCTGCGCCATCAAACTCATAGGTAAACTTATCACTCAAATTAGATGAAATAGCAATTTTGTCCAGAATCGTTTGTCCAAAGACATAGTAACTTTTAAAGATGCTTCTATAGCTTTTAAAGGACGAATATTTTAAACGATTTTTAAAATAGTAATAAATAGCTTTGGTGCTATCTTTAGAAAAAAAACAAAAATAGGCAGCTACAAAATAAAGCACAAGATAGGCAGTTCCCATGCCTAAATGCTTCATAATAAACACGTATATTTTATATCCAAGAACGGTTCCTCTTGATTTTCCCTGCCATTCTGTAGCCATAAAAATGTAATATGGTTAGCTTAACTTTCGTTCGATAAGATTATAAAAATCTTGAAGTGTTGTAACGTTTACAAAGTCTTCACCAATTAATTTTACACCAAAATTAGATTCGACAGCAACTACTAAATCTACAAAATCTAGGCTGTCAAGTTCTAGGGTGTTCTTAAGGTTTGCTTCTGGAGAAATATCATCGCTTTCTACTTCAAACTCATCAATAAGAAAGTCGTTTATTTTTTCAATAATAACTTCTTTAGTCATTTCCACAAAATTATTTTTTTATAATTAAAGCTGAATTTGTTCCGCCAAATCCAAATGAATTAGACAAAAATACATCAAATTTTTTGTTTAACGTTTTGTTAACTAAATTTAATTTACTTGCAGCTTCATCCGGTTCTTCCAAATTTATATTGGGTGCAATAAAATCATTTTGCATCATTAAAATAGAATATAAAACTTCACTTGCACCAGCCATCCAGCATTCATGTCCTGTCATGGATTTAGTTGAACTAACATAGGGTCCGTTTTCACCAAAAACTTCAAGGATAGCTAACGCTTCATTAGCATCGCCAACAGGTGTTGAGGTTGCATGAGCATTAACATATTCAATGTCTGATGCTTTAATTTCTGCTTGTTTAATGGCCATTTTCATAGCACGTGCTGGACCATCTACGTTTGGTGTTGAAATATGATCGCCATTGGAGGAAAACCCATAGCCAATAATTTCGCCATATATAGTAGCTCCGCGTTTTACAGCAGATTCATAGGTTTCTAAAATAAGTGTTGCTGCCCCACCACTTGGAACTAATCCATCCCGATTTTTATCAAAGGGGCAGGATGCTTTTTTGGGATCACTATTTACAGAAAAAACACCTAATCCATCAAAACTTCCCATGGCAATGGCATTTATTTCTTGAGCGCCTCCGCAAATAACATAGTCTTGAAGTCCACTTTTTATTAGCTGATATGCCATTCCAATGGAATGAGATCCGCTAGCACAAGCGGCACTGATTGTAAAATTTATACCTCGTAATTTAAAAATGGTGGATAAATTCATGGTTACAGACGAGTTCATGCTTTGAAAAATAGCACCAGAACCAACTAAAGTCGTGTCTTTTTTTTCGCGTATTTTATCAACGGCTTCTACAGTAGATTTTGCTGTGCTATCGTTTCCATATAAAATTCCAACCTCGTTTTTGTCTAAAAAATCTTGTGTTATTTTCGCATTTTCAAGCGCTTCCAGAGTTGCTATGTAGGCATATTCGCCTTCTTCGCCTAAACTAATTCGCTGTCTGCGCGATAATAAATTTTTTAAATTTGGTTGTTTTACCATTCCAGTTAATGGAGAACGGTAGCCAAATTCTAGACGTTCATTGTCAGCTATAATTCCAGATTCACCCTTATACAATGATTTTTTTACAGCTTCTAAATTTTCGCCTATGCAGGAATAAATACCCATTCCAGAAATTACAACTCTTCTCATTTTATAAAACGTTTAAGAGTAAATCCCTCCATTAATATTAATAACTTCACCGGTTATATACGATGCGCGTTTTGATGCTAAAAAGGATACGGCATAAGCTACTTCTTCCGGTTCGCCAAAACGATTTACAGGAATCATGCCCTTTAATTCTTTTTCATCTAAATTGGCTGTCATATCCGATTTTATAAAACCAGGTGCTACTGCATTTACAGTAATATTTCGTTTAGCAACTTCTTGAGCCAATGCTTTGGTAGCAGCTACTAAGGCGCCTTTTGCTGCCGAATAATTGGTTTGCCCAGCTGTACCTTTAACACCAGAAACTGAAGCGACATTGATTATCCGACCATAGCGATTACGCAACAGTTTTTGAATTAAATGGTTGGTTACATTATAAAATCCGTTTAAGGACGTATTTATCACATCTTGCCAATCTTCGGGAGGCATCCACATAAATAAACCATCTTTTGTAATTCCGGCATTGTTAACAATAACTTCAATTATGGCGTCTTTATTTTGTTCTTGCCATGTATCTAAAGCAGACTTTACTTGATTGGCATCTGTAACATTAAATTGGATTATTTCAGCTGTTTTACCTAGAGACTCAATGTCTGCTTTGGTTTCCAATGCAGCTGTTTTGTTACTGTTATAATTTATTAAAATATGGTAATCCGAATCTTCTGCAAGTTGTTTGCAAATTGCTTTTCCAATTCCTCGAGAACCACCAGTAATTAAAGC
Above is a window of Bizionia sp. M204 DNA encoding:
- a CDS encoding dialkylrecorsinol condensing enzyme DarA, whose product is MKQVLVIYYSQSGQLTEILNNIVEPMQNKETAFTYLNIEMEEAFPFPWNKEQFFGVFPETFRQEPRSIKPIPDAILNKNYDLILFGYSVWYLTPSLPTTSFLATPEAKKLFNNTPVITVIGCRNMWIMAQEKIKHKLHELHANLVGNIVLVDRHINHISVITIVQWMFTGVKKRFLGIFPKPGVSQKDIDEVSKFGNIIAKHLAQNDYKKLQNNLLHIGAVKIKPFLITVDKRANAIFSKWAHLITTKSDKNTSKRRFFVKMFNYYLLIAIWLISPLVFILFLLTYLPFYSQIKKDKVYYASVALKEKEV
- a CDS encoding ABC transporter ATP-binding protein; its protein translation is MIDIQQISKKYKGADNYSVSNFDLTIAEKEIFGLLGPNGAGKTTLISILCSLIKPTSGSFSIAGLTYQKNKNQLKQIIGIVPQEYALYPSLTAFENLKYFGSMYGLKGKSLDTKINLALEHLGLLQFAHKKIDTFSGGMKRRINLIGSVLHNPKVLFLDEPTVGVDVQSKNVIIAFLQDLNKNGTTIIYTSHHLNEAETFCTRVAIIDHGKLVVKGKPQELITQHLGANNLEDVFINITGKALRDHA
- a CDS encoding beta-ketoacyl synthase, with the translated sequence MRRVVISGMGIYSCIGENLEAVKKSLYKGESGIIADNERLEFGYRSPLTGMVKQPNLKNLLSRRQRISLGEEGEYAYIATLEALENAKITQDFLDKNEVGILYGNDSTAKSTVEAVDKIREKKDTTLVGSGAIFQSMNSSVTMNLSTIFKLRGINFTISAACASGSHSIGMAYQLIKSGLQDYVICGGAQEINAIAMGSFDGLGVFSVNSDPKKASCPFDKNRDGLVPSGGAATLILETYESAVKRGATIYGEIIGYGFSSNGDHISTPNVDGPARAMKMAIKQAEIKASDIEYVNAHATSTPVGDANEALAILEVFGENGPYVSSTKSMTGHECWMAGASEVLYSILMMQNDFIAPNINLEEPDEAASKLNLVNKTLNKKFDVFLSNSFGFGGTNSALIIKK
- a CDS encoding acyl carrier protein, translated to MTKEVIIEKINDFLIDEFEVESDDISPEANLKNTLELDSLDFVDLVVAVESNFGVKLIGEDFVNVTTLQDFYNLIERKLS
- a CDS encoding ABC transporter permease translates to MSLSHLDIAKFLPHRPPFLMVDHVLSIDDEHVSTSFTIKPDCIFNENGVFNEAGLVENAAQTCSSIVGKSFFNEDDIEGKGTKLIGFISAIKKVSIKSCPKVGNKIVTSATLKSRFDTDEYSICTINCIITLEHIELLSCELNLVIQELK
- a CDS encoding lipid A biosynthesis acyltransferase — its product is MATEWQGKSRGTVLGYKIYVFIMKHLGMGTAYLVLYFVAAYFCFFSKDSTKAIYYYFKNRLKYSSFKSYRSIFKSYYVFGQTILDKIAISSNLSDKFTYEFDGAETITETLKEKKGGILISAHVGNFEISEYFFNQLEDNASISLLTTDVEHTAIKNYLDSVREKSSINLIIIKNDLSHIFEVNAALARNEIVCITGDRYTEGTKHLTETLLGEPAKFPAGPFMLASRLNVPVLFVYVMKETNKHYHLYARRSQAKHRDAQGLLKEFTESVSWMLQKYPLQWFNYFDFWDSKNA
- the fabG gene encoding 3-oxoacyl-ACP reductase FabG, with product MKCALITGGSRGIGKAICKQLAEDSDYHILINYNSNKTAALETKADIESLGKTAEIIQFNVTDANQVKSALDTWQEQNKDAIIEVIVNNAGITKDGLFMWMPPEDWQDVINTSLNGFYNVTNHLIQKLLRNRYGRIINVASVSGVKGTAGQTNYSAAKGALVAATKALAQEVAKRNITVNAVAPGFIKSDMTANLDEKELKGMIPVNRFGEPEEVAYAVSFLASKRASYITGEVININGGIYS
- a CDS encoding BtrH N-terminal domain-containing protein, with the protein product MEINFTHHQTAHCENGVISNLMKHHGFQISEPLAFGIGSGLLYCYIPFLKVNHAPALTYRAMPGFIFKRFAKRVGIEIKREKFKNPQDAKARLDQNLENNNPVGLQVGVYNLVYFPDEYRFHFNAHNLIVYGKEQDRYLISDPVMETVTTLTENELEKVRFAKGPFAPKGHMYYPIAFPEKLDIEKAIIKGIKHTCRDMLAPMPVLGVKGIRHVAKLIRKWPKKKGVKVANHYLGQVVRMQEEIGTGGGGFRYIFAAFLQEASGILNNPKLADLSKEMTVIGDLWRDFALDASRIYKNRSAKEDAYNNVASQLETIADKEEAFFKKLKKAIK
- a CDS encoding beta-ketoacyl-ACP synthase III, with the translated sequence MKEVYITKISKFLPNRPISNDEMEDKLGIINGKASKGRRIVLRNNQIKTRYYALDDNGNVTHNNAQLAKEAIIKLFDENFKFSDIELLSCGTSSPDQILPSHAAMVHGFLKCDNVEINSPSGACCSGMNALKFGYLSVKSGQSKNAIASGSERISSWMKGHIFENEIKHLQALEDNPILAFNKDFLRWMLSDGAGAFLLENQPNGDTPLRIEWMEGYSYAHELEACMYAGGDKLENGFLKPWSEYSTSDWSEKSLFAIKQDVKLLSANILKKGVDSLKRAINKHDLKPSEIDYYLPHISSHYFKDKLYQEMVDNDVEIPWENWFMNLSKVGNVGSASIFLMLEELAQSGKLKKGEKILLSVPESSRFSYAYALLTVC